The Candidatus Thermoplasmatota archaeon genome contains a region encoding:
- a CDS encoding DUF2203 domain-containing protein — MASPPSRLRLFTWEEAQRQIPAVEVALARARAFALRLGELETRVDAIVAAHGEERVDSPQNPDREAYWRLLAELRDVQARLETSIEEIRFAGAEVKDLAQGLVDFTAQRGEGELVYLCWKLGEPELSWWHPLEGGFAARKPRAEF; from the coding sequence ATGGCGTCCCCGCCCTCGCGCCTGCGCCTATTCACGTGGGAGGAGGCGCAGCGCCAGATCCCGGCGGTGGAGGTGGCCCTGGCGCGCGCCCGCGCGTTTGCTCTGCGCCTGGGCGAGCTGGAGACGCGCGTAGACGCGATCGTCGCCGCGCACGGGGAGGAGCGGGTGGATTCCCCGCAGAACCCGGATCGGGAGGCGTACTGGCGGCTCCTTGCGGAGCTTCGCGACGTGCAAGCGCGGCTGGAGACGTCGATCGAGGAGATCCGGTTCGCGGGCGCCGAGGTGAAGGACCTCGCGCAGGGTCTCGTGGACTTCACCGCGCAGCGGGGGGAGGGCGAGCTCGTGTATCTTTGCTGGAAGCTTGGCGAGCCCGAGCTTTCCTGGTGGCATCCCCTCGAAGGCGGTTTCGCCGCCCGCAAGCCTCGCGCCGAGTTCTAA
- the argF gene encoding ornithine carbamoyltransferase, with amino-acid sequence MRHLLGMEDVGESLESLLSEALDLKRRHKEGRAPSPGPLAGKTLGMIFEKSSTRTRVSFEVGAAKLGGRAIFLSQDDLQLGRGESIEDTAKVLARYVDLLMYRCKRHADLAELARHATVPVINGLSETEHPCQVLADWLTIRERKGTLAGLTFAYLGDGNNMCRSYLLGGALAGMHVRVATPRGYGPGEEYVARARAIATRTGASVHVQVGIDGALAGADVVATDTWVSMGDEKEKEQRLHDFRGFTIDAPRMAQAKGDAIFLHCLPAYYGYEVTKDVAHGPQSAIWDEAENRMWAQMAVMAKLAGAR; translated from the coding sequence ATGCGCCATCTTCTGGGGATGGAGGACGTGGGAGAGAGCCTCGAATCGCTCCTGTCCGAGGCCCTGGATCTCAAGCGGCGGCACAAGGAGGGCCGCGCGCCCTCGCCGGGACCGCTCGCCGGAAAGACGCTTGGCATGATCTTCGAGAAGTCGAGCACGCGGACGCGCGTCTCGTTCGAGGTGGGCGCCGCCAAGCTCGGAGGGCGGGCCATCTTCCTCTCGCAAGACGACCTGCAATTGGGCCGGGGGGAGAGCATCGAGGACACGGCGAAGGTCCTCGCGCGCTACGTCGATCTCCTGATGTACCGGTGCAAGCGCCACGCCGATCTCGCGGAGCTTGCGCGCCACGCCACCGTCCCCGTGATCAACGGCCTCTCGGAGACCGAGCACCCCTGCCAGGTGCTCGCCGACTGGCTCACGATCCGCGAGCGCAAGGGCACGCTCGCCGGACTCACGTTCGCCTACTTGGGGGACGGCAACAACATGTGCCGCTCGTACCTGCTCGGGGGCGCGCTCGCCGGGATGCACGTCCGCGTCGCCACGCCGCGCGGCTACGGTCCAGGCGAGGAGTACGTCGCCCGCGCCCGCGCGATCGCCACGCGCACGGGGGCAAGCGTCCACGTGCAAGTGGGCATCGACGGAGCGCTTGCGGGCGCCGACGTCGTTGCGACGGACACGTGGGTCTCCATGGGCGACGAGAAGGAGAAGGAGCAGCGCCTCCACGACTTCCGAGGCTTCACGATCGACGCGCCGCGCATGGCGCAAGCAAAGGGCGACGCCATCTTCCTCCACTGCCTGCCGGCCTACTATGGCTACGAGGTGACAAAGGACGTGGCCCACGGCCCGCAATCGGCGATCTGGGACGAGGCGGAGAACCGCATGTGGGCGCAGATGGCCGTCATGGCCAAGCTCGCGGGCGCGCGTTAG